In one Lysobacter alkalisoli genomic region, the following are encoded:
- the azu gene encoding azurin gives MKILSTSILLLGLLAAAGHAQAAGNCTVSLKGDDAMRFDLKEATVSAACPSITIELDHTGKLPAAAMGHNVVVTATSDVDGVNRDGIRAGVANHYVNKDDPRVIAATTLIGGGEKTKITFPGKTLTAGGDYTFFCSFPGHAMLMKGKLIVTK, from the coding sequence ATGAAAATCCTGTCCACATCGATCCTGCTTCTCGGTCTGCTCGCTGCCGCCGGCCATGCCCAGGCAGCCGGCAATTGCACGGTCTCGCTCAAGGGCGACGACGCAATGCGGTTCGACCTCAAGGAGGCCACGGTTTCGGCCGCGTGCCCGAGCATCACCATCGAGCTCGACCACACCGGCAAGCTGCCGGCCGCCGCGATGGGCCACAACGTCGTCGTTACCGCGACCAGCGACGTCGATGGCGTCAATCGCGACGGCATCAGGGCCGGCGTCGCCAACCACTACGTCAACAAGGACGATCCGCGGGTGATCGCGGCGACCACGCTGATCGGCGGCGGCGAGAAGACCAAGATCACCTTCCCCGGCAAGACACTGACGGCCGGCGGCGACTACACCTTCTTCTGCAGCTTCCCGGGCCACGCGATGCTCATGAAGGGCAAGCTGATCGTCACCAAGTAG
- a CDS encoding MBL fold metallo-hydrolase → MRRSLLVAAVASTLTLGLSACDRPATTPDTAATATATATEAEPAAAPLATEVYNPGEAGIFQVSSVLVSGQRDAVLIDAQFSTVDAAKLVEMIQASGKRLTTIYISHGDPDFYFGLETLQAAFPDARIVATPQTVAYIEKSRAGKLAYWSGPLGAGAPTRTVVPEPLQGDRIDLEGEPLEIVGLDGPTPDRTFVWIPSLRTVAGGIPVMAGEHVWMADTQTPQSHADWLATLDRIVKLDPHTVIPGHYAPDAPHTLEAVRFTADYIRAYDEEAAKAKDSKELIAAMQRRYPGLPGEASLELSAKVSKGEMQWP, encoded by the coding sequence ATGCGCCGCTCACTGCTCGTCGCCGCCGTCGCCTCCACGCTGACGCTGGGCCTGTCCGCCTGCGACCGGCCGGCCACCACGCCGGACACGGCCGCCACCGCGACTGCTACCGCCACCGAAGCCGAGCCCGCTGCTGCGCCGCTCGCGACCGAGGTCTACAACCCGGGTGAGGCCGGCATCTTCCAGGTCAGCTCGGTGCTGGTGTCCGGCCAGCGCGATGCGGTACTGATCGACGCCCAGTTCTCCACCGTGGATGCGGCGAAACTGGTCGAGATGATCCAGGCCTCGGGCAAGCGCCTGACCACGATCTACATCAGCCACGGCGACCCGGATTTCTATTTCGGCCTGGAAACGCTGCAGGCCGCGTTCCCGGATGCGCGGATCGTCGCCACGCCGCAGACCGTCGCCTACATCGAGAAAAGCCGCGCGGGCAAGCTCGCCTACTGGTCGGGTCCGCTCGGCGCGGGTGCGCCGACACGCACGGTGGTGCCGGAGCCGCTGCAGGGCGATCGCATCGATCTGGAAGGCGAGCCACTGGAGATCGTCGGCCTGGATGGCCCGACCCCGGACCGGACCTTCGTCTGGATCCCGTCGCTCCGCACCGTCGCCGGCGGGATTCCGGTGATGGCCGGCGAGCACGTGTGGATGGCCGACACCCAGACTCCGCAGTCGCACGCCGACTGGCTGGCCACGCTCGATCGCATCGTCAAACTCGACCCGCATACGGTGATCCCGGGGCACTACGCGCCTGACGCGCCGCACACGCTGGAAGCGGTGCGCTTCACCGCCGACTACATCCGCGCCTACGACGAGGAAGCGGCGAAGGCCAAGGACTCGAAGGAGCTGATCGCGGCGATGCAGCGGCGCTACCCCGGCCTGCCTGGCGAGGCCTCGCTGGAGTTGAGCGCGAAGGTCAGCAAGGGCGAGATGCAGTGGCCGTGA
- a CDS encoding LysR family transcriptional regulator → MTVFVEVAERGSLTAAAEALGMSRAMVSRHLAALETWLGARVLHRTTRRIGLTPAGEIALERCRRMLAVGEEMQAALGDADGAPHGRVRVACSTSFGVSHMATAVADFVRRHPGTAVDVVLADRAANLAEERIDIAIRIARALEPGLIARRITTCRSAVCASPDYLAAHGTPRQPQDLAGHNCLTHHYVGKGAWTFDRDGRSVSVVVEGTISANDATLLAQSAKAGAGIAFLPTYLVAPMLRSGELVALLPGYRPEEMGIHAVYLSRRQMPRVVRAFIDFLAERFGDVPEWDRGWGEEVNDS, encoded by the coding sequence ATGACCGTCTTCGTCGAAGTCGCCGAGCGCGGCAGCCTGACCGCCGCCGCCGAGGCGCTGGGCATGTCGCGCGCGATGGTGTCGCGCCACCTGGCCGCACTGGAAACCTGGCTCGGCGCCCGCGTGCTGCACCGGACCACGCGCCGGATCGGCCTGACCCCGGCTGGCGAGATCGCGCTCGAGCGTTGCCGGCGCATGCTCGCCGTCGGCGAGGAGATGCAGGCCGCCCTGGGCGACGCCGACGGCGCGCCGCACGGCCGGGTCCGCGTCGCCTGCAGCACCTCGTTCGGGGTCAGCCACATGGCGACGGCGGTGGCGGACTTCGTGCGCCGCCACCCGGGCACCGCGGTGGACGTGGTGCTGGCCGACCGCGCCGCCAACCTGGCCGAGGAACGCATCGACATCGCCATCCGCATCGCCCGCGCACTGGAGCCCGGGCTGATCGCGCGCCGGATCACCACCTGCCGCTCGGCGGTATGCGCCTCGCCCGACTATCTGGCCGCGCACGGCACGCCGCGGCAGCCGCAAGACCTCGCCGGTCACAACTGCCTGACCCACCACTATGTCGGCAAGGGCGCGTGGACGTTCGACCGCGACGGCCGCAGCGTGTCGGTCGTGGTCGAAGGCACCATCAGCGCCAACGACGCCACCCTGCTCGCGCAATCGGCGAAGGCCGGCGCCGGCATCGCCTTCCTGCCGACCTACCTCGTCGCCCCGATGCTGCGCTCCGGCGAACTGGTCGCCCTGTTGCCCGGGTACCGCCCGGAGGAAATGGGCATCCACGCCGTCTACCTCTCGCGCCGGCAGATGCCCAGGGTGGTGCGTGCGTTCATCGACTTTCTTGCCGAGCGGTTTGGGGACGTGCCGGAGTGGGATCGGGGGTGGGGTGAGGAGGTTAACGACTCATAG
- a CDS encoding DNA-binding transcriptional response regulator gives MYIQLGTPKKLSALRVALQDAAHLKRNTQIAVIDDQAFPKAEALRNHKFNVVELGDIKSVDQVAAYPIVVCDIRGVGQALSSDLEGAHLISEIKKSYPDKFLVTYSGAQFDITYNESLRGVDASIAKDAPTEQWVSILERGLEKVTNPRERWIRLRRTLLDRGVEIHEVFSLEQRFIKAIEAKDASKLTTTGVPEEAKEIVAAFAKYALIQIIESLAS, from the coding sequence ATGTACATCCAGCTTGGAACCCCTAAAAAACTGTCAGCGCTTCGTGTCGCTCTACAAGATGCTGCTCATCTCAAGAGAAACACGCAAATCGCCGTTATTGACGATCAAGCCTTTCCAAAAGCAGAGGCATTGCGAAACCACAAGTTCAATGTAGTTGAACTTGGCGATATCAAATCTGTTGATCAGGTCGCTGCTTATCCGATTGTAGTATGCGATATCCGAGGGGTCGGCCAAGCCCTGAGCTCTGATCTGGAAGGCGCACACCTTATCTCAGAGATTAAGAAATCCTATCCAGATAAATTCCTAGTTACATACTCTGGAGCACAGTTTGATATCACCTACAATGAATCTCTTAGAGGTGTAGATGCGTCAATTGCAAAGGACGCGCCAACTGAGCAGTGGGTGTCCATTCTTGAGCGAGGTCTTGAAAAAGTAACGAATCCAAGAGAGAGATGGATCCGCCTCAGACGAACGCTTCTTGATCGCGGCGTCGAAATTCATGAGGTCTTCTCGCTTGAGCAAAGGTTCATCAAGGCGATTGAAGCCAAGGACGCCTCAAAACTAACAACAACCGGAGTCCCGGAAGAGGCTAAAGAGATCGTTGCAGCGTTCGCAAAGTATGCCCTCATTCAGATTATAGAATCGCTTGCCTCATGA
- a CDS encoding sensor histidine kinase, whose translation MTNYDKQNRRFEKLKSERDEALAVLQRSEGERSRLYSILDGIMHETRRLNSEIASACEEVSKSIASKNYSQASRDAEDAFYSSGLVSSRLTFADFEINPDSISRQPRYSAGIYKKFDKARRILFRAAKRKGVNVVIQGPSRNEIEVVPAFEMVPFVLIDNAIKYSPNNQDVQVKVTDNPSPGTRVQVVISSVGPMVPTHELPTLTKRGQRGSHALKSNIPGEGIGLYLADTLIRLANGRLALSSSQSSLYSFNDVGYSSFVVTIAFKQ comes from the coding sequence ATGACTAACTATGACAAGCAGAATCGACGCTTTGAGAAGTTAAAGAGTGAGCGAGATGAAGCGCTTGCTGTCTTGCAAAGGTCGGAGGGTGAGCGATCACGCTTGTACTCAATTCTAGACGGAATCATGCATGAAACTCGCCGTCTCAACTCAGAGATTGCTTCTGCTTGCGAGGAGGTCTCTAAAAGCATTGCAAGCAAAAATTACAGCCAAGCCTCGCGTGACGCTGAAGATGCGTTCTATTCGTCTGGACTAGTTTCCTCAAGGCTTACCTTCGCTGACTTTGAGATCAACCCTGATTCCATTTCACGTCAACCAAGGTACAGTGCAGGGATCTACAAGAAATTCGACAAGGCTAGAAGAATTTTGTTTCGCGCCGCCAAGAGAAAAGGCGTGAATGTCGTAATTCAAGGTCCATCAAGGAACGAAATTGAAGTTGTTCCAGCATTTGAAATGGTGCCATTTGTCCTGATTGATAATGCGATCAAGTACTCCCCTAACAACCAAGACGTGCAAGTAAAAGTTACGGACAATCCGAGCCCGGGCACAAGGGTTCAGGTGGTCATATCATCAGTAGGCCCCATGGTCCCGACGCACGAACTGCCTACTCTCACTAAGAGAGGACAGCGTGGTAGCCATGCGTTGAAAAGCAACATCCCTGGGGAAGGCATCGGCCTCTATCTCGCTGATACGCTCATACGACTTGCAAATGGTCGCCTCGCTCTTTCATCTTCTCAGTCCAGTCTTTACAGCTTCAATGACGTTGGCTACTCCTCCTTTGTCGTAACCATCGCATTCAAGCAGTGA
- a CDS encoding three-Cys-motif partner protein TcmP produces MLRPSKTIWSLEPHTLAKHLILRRYLHAWLPIISSRNQKVLFLDGFAGPGIYAGGEEGSPVIAMKALIEHAHRHVIKAKVMFLFIEANKKRSETLASVIEPLKAQLPEGSSASVVHGEYAPLLSQTLEDLATAGKQLAPSLVFIDPFGVKGLTMDLVRRVLATRSCEVLLNFMVGYAHRFIAAPEFEKPLDAIFGTPRWQEGRDLAGHARVDFLRRLYIEELSRTDVCGRAEYARAFSMLDESQRPIYDLVFATNHPQGIDKMKDALWKVDGSGGERFSDATDPGQATLLDDSVEHDQGLLALLRDAFAGQTVTWPQTEEFIRRSPYRILKRPLLKAAKDPASGIRIQSDTRGLTALSRITFI; encoded by the coding sequence GTGTTACGACCTTCCAAGACTATCTGGTCACTCGAGCCTCATACCCTCGCCAAACACTTGATCCTCCGGCGCTATCTTCACGCCTGGTTACCCATCATCTCATCGCGCAATCAGAAGGTTCTCTTCCTTGACGGTTTTGCCGGACCAGGCATCTATGCCGGCGGGGAGGAAGGCTCGCCGGTCATCGCGATGAAGGCGCTGATTGAGCATGCGCATCGACACGTGATCAAGGCCAAGGTCATGTTCCTGTTCATCGAGGCCAACAAGAAGCGTTCGGAGACGCTAGCGAGCGTTATTGAACCGTTGAAGGCTCAGCTACCTGAGGGCTCATCCGCCAGCGTCGTCCATGGCGAGTACGCGCCGCTCCTGAGCCAGACGCTCGAAGACTTGGCGACGGCTGGCAAGCAGCTCGCGCCGTCGCTCGTCTTCATTGACCCATTCGGCGTAAAGGGGCTGACCATGGACCTGGTACGCCGGGTGCTGGCTACTCGAAGCTGCGAAGTACTGTTGAACTTCATGGTGGGCTACGCCCATCGATTCATCGCCGCGCCAGAGTTCGAGAAGCCACTGGATGCTATTTTTGGTACGCCACGTTGGCAGGAGGGCCGTGACTTGGCGGGCCACGCGCGCGTCGATTTCCTCCGTCGACTCTATATCGAGGAGCTTTCGCGCACTGATGTCTGCGGGCGCGCCGAGTACGCTCGTGCTTTCTCCATGCTTGATGAATCGCAGCGTCCAATCTACGACCTCGTCTTCGCCACGAATCACCCGCAGGGCATCGACAAGATGAAAGACGCACTATGGAAAGTGGACGGTAGTGGGGGTGAACGATTCTCCGACGCGACCGACCCTGGTCAGGCAACACTTCTCGACGATAGCGTCGAGCACGATCAGGGCTTGCTGGCCTTGCTGCGCGATGCCTTTGCTGGGCAGACTGTCACGTGGCCACAGACCGAGGAGTTCATACGGAGGTCGCCGTATCGAATCCTCAAGCGCCCACTTCTCAAGGCGGCAAAAGATCCCGCGAGCGGCATCCGGATCCAGTCGGACACACGAGGACTGACAGCCCTGTCGCGCATCACCTTCATTTAG
- a CDS encoding three-Cys-motif partner protein TcmP, whose product MARGYNWKFDIPPEIDEHSIAKHRVLRRYVENYIQILCLNPRRECLRLVVVDGFCGGGLYQTSSGEPHLGSPLILRQALQAGRAFVQTRRVEMGMHRPFDLEATLHLNDNDADAIKSLRAQLATCPKNEWAPTTHVTQLDFNMAAAQLITAYKHSRRSPRIIFVLDQYGFTQTTLPVMKSIFTTFPKAEIVLTFAVDALTNFASPETRELYRRILAKTGFDEVVSAERLTELKAEDHGAKHVIQTLLLREVFPQTGAAYATPFFVIPRQSRRGYWLVHLANNTRANDEMKRLHWQEHNHFMHFGAEGVGILAFDPVRLDETPQYTFDFGDIAQQRTSSALHHDLPKLVHDQFSAGTNVGTLLERIANETPATRDMVQQVLFELGRTGEIEMRTQHGRQRKHVDRLQLLDEIHPRRQFFLFR is encoded by the coding sequence ATGGCGCGAGGCTATAATTGGAAGTTCGATATTCCGCCTGAGATCGACGAACACAGCATCGCCAAGCATCGTGTCCTGCGGCGGTACGTCGAGAACTACATTCAGATCCTCTGCCTCAATCCCCGACGTGAATGCCTGCGGCTCGTCGTTGTCGATGGATTTTGCGGGGGTGGACTTTACCAAACATCCAGCGGTGAACCGCATCTCGGGTCGCCCTTGATCCTGCGACAGGCGTTGCAGGCCGGCCGGGCATTCGTGCAAACCCGTCGCGTCGAAATGGGAATGCATCGTCCCTTTGACCTCGAGGCGACGCTGCACCTAAACGATAATGATGCCGACGCCATCAAGAGCCTGCGAGCCCAGCTTGCGACGTGCCCAAAGAATGAATGGGCGCCGACGACACACGTCACGCAGCTCGACTTCAATATGGCAGCCGCGCAGCTGATAACCGCATACAAGCACAGCCGTCGATCACCCCGCATCATTTTCGTTCTCGATCAGTACGGCTTCACGCAGACGACCCTGCCGGTCATGAAGTCGATATTCACGACGTTCCCTAAAGCCGAGATTGTGCTGACATTCGCGGTGGATGCACTGACGAACTTCGCCTCACCGGAAACCCGCGAGCTTTACCGCAGAATTCTTGCGAAAACTGGGTTCGATGAGGTGGTCAGCGCCGAGCGGCTAACCGAGCTCAAGGCTGAGGATCATGGCGCCAAGCACGTGATCCAGACCTTATTACTGCGTGAAGTATTTCCGCAGACAGGCGCCGCTTACGCCACACCGTTCTTCGTAATCCCACGGCAAAGCCGACGCGGATACTGGCTCGTGCATCTGGCCAACAACACACGAGCTAACGACGAGATGAAGCGCCTGCACTGGCAGGAACACAATCATTTCATGCACTTTGGTGCCGAAGGAGTAGGCATTCTCGCTTTCGACCCCGTGCGGCTGGACGAAACGCCTCAGTACACATTCGACTTTGGCGACATTGCGCAGCAGCGGACCTCCTCCGCGCTGCACCACGACCTGCCCAAGCTGGTTCACGACCAGTTTTCCGCGGGCACAAACGTCGGCACCTTACTGGAAAGGATTGCCAACGAAACACCGGCTACCCGGGACATGGTGCAGCAGGTCTTGTTCGAGCTCGGCCGGACCGGTGAAATTGAGATGCGTACCCAGCACGGTCGACAGCGCAAGCACGTGGATCGCCTCCAGTTGCTAGACGAGATCCATCCGCGCCGTCAGTTTTTCCTGTTTCGTTAG
- a CDS encoding phage Gp37/Gp68 family protein yields the protein MAPSSAQACSHPRKRPTSCWPRPGPCAGPRMKHRPETARENVGGLFFARSTIYCVDRLNSQPKAVIRKCTLTRVLPGFPNVWHPTLDNAGPDPTYSRTLDGEVHVATQSKIEWTDRTWNPTVGCTKISQGCKNCYALVMAERLKAMGVEAYRMGFRLRLLEERLNEPLERKKPTIYFVNSMSDLFHEKIPEAYLDRVFEVIAATPQHQYQILTKRAERMAKYFESRNAPSNAWLGVSVENRKQGVPRIDSLRRVPASIRFLSCEPLLEDLGEIDLTDIHWVIVGGESGAKARPMDASWANSIREQCENQGAAFFFKQWGGWGADGKKRSKSANGRLLEGRTWDQMPAGFNLTA from the coding sequence GACGTCCTGCTGGCCTCGGCCCGGGCCCTGTGCCGGGCCGCGGATGAAGCATCGCCCTGAGACCGCACGCGAAAACGTTGGCGGACTCTTCTTTGCGAGGTCGACCATCTATTGCGTCGATAGATTGAATTCACAGCCAAAAGCAGTCATCCGAAAGTGCACTCTGACCCGGGTTTTGCCGGGTTTTCCAAATGTATGGCACCCTACATTGGACAATGCAGGTCCGGATCCGACCTACAGCCGCACACTGGATGGGGAGGTGCACGTGGCAACGCAATCAAAGATCGAGTGGACCGACCGAACTTGGAATCCGACGGTCGGATGCACGAAGATTAGCCAAGGCTGCAAGAATTGTTATGCCCTCGTGATGGCTGAACGTCTCAAGGCCATGGGTGTTGAGGCGTATCGAATGGGCTTTCGCCTGCGCCTTCTGGAGGAGCGGTTGAATGAACCGCTCGAACGCAAGAAACCGACGATCTATTTCGTCAACTCAATGAGCGATTTGTTCCACGAAAAGATTCCGGAAGCCTACCTAGACCGGGTCTTCGAAGTTATCGCCGCGACGCCGCAGCACCAGTACCAGATTCTAACGAAGCGCGCTGAGCGCATGGCCAAGTACTTCGAGAGCCGCAACGCACCGTCCAACGCCTGGCTCGGCGTATCGGTGGAGAACCGCAAGCAAGGAGTGCCACGCATTGATTCCCTGCGCCGGGTGCCGGCGAGCATTCGCTTCCTGTCGTGTGAGCCGCTGCTCGAAGACCTCGGCGAGATCGATCTGACAGACATACACTGGGTGATCGTCGGTGGCGAGTCGGGCGCCAAGGCGCGTCCTATGGATGCCTCCTGGGCGAACTCGATCCGCGAGCAGTGTGAGAATCAGGGCGCAGCGTTCTTCTTTAAGCAGTGGGGCGGTTGGGGAGCCGACGGCAAGAAGCGCTCCAAGTCAGCTAATGGCCGCTTACTGGAAGGCAGGACGTGGGATCAGATGCCGGCGGGGTTTAATCTTACTGCCTAG